The following are encoded in a window of Rubellicoccus peritrichatus genomic DNA:
- a CDS encoding DUF4212 domain-containing protein translates to MINKNYPSERLKPEAAASLKSYWRKNLLLMGVLLLVWAFAGLGCGIIFADTLNQYNLPGTGYPLGFWFAHQGAIIIFVLIILIYALAMNRLDRVHHEELTALSRKGGAK, encoded by the coding sequence ATGATTAATAAAAATTACCCTTCCGAACGTCTGAAGCCCGAGGCGGCTGCATCGTTGAAATCATACTGGCGTAAAAATCTGCTGTTGATGGGCGTTTTACTACTCGTCTGGGCCTTTGCAGGTCTCGGTTGTGGCATTATTTTTGCCGATACGCTCAACCAGTATAATCTGCCTGGCACGGGTTACCCATTGGGATTCTGGTTCGCGCACCAGGGGGCGATCATCATCTTTGTTTTGATAATCCTGATCTATGCTTTGGCTATGAACCGTCTCGACCGGGTGCATCATGAAGAGCTCACTGCACTCAGCCGGAAGGGTGGTGCCAAGTGA
- a CDS encoding helix-turn-helix transcriptional regulator, translated as MNIDNYAAAQHPSENLFNTKKNFSLEIISCGSHHLGETWKTPIQQVAFWRYIISSENGCGFYSGSKKIEIQADQIYMIPPFSDIITWQETNPHFFYIHFNAPKSFERSRNQYHILPLDTESKERVERLRQSIPSGLTNKPSTLIQAVLLCSTALIEISQDDLVSAEEDSAIDDIMDKIRNLYIKEYRTEDIAARIGMCPDAFIRRFKAYAGMTPYQYFLSARISTAAYLLGNTDKTIEEISEFVGFKDRFQFSQSFKNRTEYTPGKYRRMVRMPNK; from the coding sequence ATGAATATTGATAACTATGCCGCTGCTCAGCATCCATCGGAGAATCTTTTTAATACGAAAAAGAATTTCTCTTTGGAAATCATCAGCTGCGGGTCACATCATCTAGGAGAAACCTGGAAGACCCCTATCCAGCAAGTTGCATTCTGGCGATACATCATCTCCTCCGAAAACGGTTGTGGATTTTACTCCGGTAGCAAAAAAATCGAAATACAGGCCGACCAAATCTACATGATACCGCCCTTCTCTGACATCATAACCTGGCAGGAAACGAACCCGCATTTTTTCTATATACACTTCAATGCTCCTAAATCCTTTGAGCGATCAAGGAATCAGTACCATATACTACCACTTGATACTGAAAGTAAAGAAAGAGTCGAACGATTGCGCCAATCAATACCATCGGGATTAACCAACAAGCCAAGCACATTGATCCAGGCAGTCCTTCTCTGTTCTACTGCACTGATTGAGATTTCACAGGACGATCTTGTCTCTGCCGAAGAGGACTCTGCCATTGATGATATTATGGATAAGATACGCAACCTCTACATAAAGGAATACCGCACAGAGGATATTGCAGCCCGTATCGGCATGTGCCCCGATGCTTTTATTCGCCGCTTCAAAGCATATGCCGGAATGACACCTTACCAGTATTTTCTTAGTGCACGTATATCGACAGCTGCATACCTCCTTGGAAATACTGATAAAACGATCGAAGAAATATCAGAATTTGTTGGTTTCAAAGACCGCTTCCAATTCTCACAATCTTTTAAAAATCGAACAGAATATACGCCTGGGAAATACCGCAGAATGGTCCGCATGCCTAATAAATAA